One Microplitis demolitor isolate Queensland-Clemson2020A chromosome 2, iyMicDemo2.1a, whole genome shotgun sequence DNA segment encodes these proteins:
- the LOC103573507 gene encoding ephrin type-A receptor 4-A isoform X1 translates to MLAPCNMAARLICGTCLVAFFILLCLGITTAEQVVLLDTTTEEILDWTKFPYGPQATTPGWVEESFTNFDKGINWRSYVVCDVAYNNVNNWLWTPFIERGPANRMYIEIKFTTRDCSLFPGNALSCKETFSLLYYEFDAATKEPPPWEPESYKLIGRIAAGEGRFNTNTEVIINTEVKSIPVTKKGVYFAFRDQGACISILAIKVYYISCPEVSVNFAHFPATPTGREVALIEQTIGTCVANAVEIEQPTFLCKGDGKWYLPSGGCHCKPGYQADVEKQQCTECPIGKFKHEAGSHTCEKCPVHSTAPDYGFVECRCDVGYFRAPRDPRKMPCTQPPSAPQNLTVNFVDQSTVILSWNAPYQQGGRLDTTYRVVCDACSTGVKYIPNTEIFNDTKITITGLNAVTTYRFQVFAENGVSPMAGRSEYVDITVTTEASVPSLVSNVRITNVKSSELSISWDAPITELGESDIVERYEVKVYPRFDDAINATIVQTHDLSATFKGLRPATDYAIQVRAKTTRGWGEYTPVIYKKTNHAMGLDYVGDEDNMQVRIIAGAIVAVVVLLVIIIIMTVLFLRSRASDECNKKQPSDCDTLEYRNGEGLVVTYMHCKMDSSPIVTTHTNNKSKSSLTTPLFTPAVGVTAGPGNASGTSARSYVDPHTYEDPNQAVREFAREIDAGYITIEAIIGGGEFGDVCRGKLKLPPDGRAEIDVAIKTLKPGSADKARNDFLTEASIMGQFEHPNVIFLQGVVTKSNPVMIITEFMENGSLDTFLRANDGKFQVLQLVGMLRGISSGMQYLAEMNYVHRDLAARNVLVNAALVCKIADFGLSREIESATEGAYTTRGGKIPVRWTAPEAIAFRKFTSASDVWSMGIVCWEVMSYGERPYWNWSNQDVIKSIEKGYRLPAPMDCPEAIYQLMLDCWQKERTHRPTFANLTQTLDKLIRSPDTLRKIAQNRGTNPLAPDAIDLTQLTSVAEWLASIKMSRYADSFERAGVTTLEAAARVTVQELTALGITLVGHQKKIMNSVTALRAQMSATSQGFLV, encoded by the exons TGGGTGGAGGAATCCTTTACCAACTTCGACAAGGGTATAAACTGGCGAAGTTATGTTGTTTGCGATGTCGCTTACAACAACGTCAACAACTGGCTGTGGACACCCTTCATAGAACGTGGTCCGGCCAATCGTATGTACATTGAGATCAAGTTTACTACAAGAGACTGTTCCTTGTTCCCGGGTAATGCACTTAGCTGCAAGGAAACATTCTCCTTACTTTACTATGAGTTTGATGCGGCTACCAAAGAACCACCACCATGGGAACCCGAAAGTTACAAGCTGATAG GTCGAATTGCTGCGGGCGAGGGCAGATTCAACACAAACACCGAAGTTATTATAAACACCGAAGTTAAATCAATACCAGTAACTAAGAAAGGAGTTTACTTTGCATTTCGTGATCAAGGCGCTTGTATATCAATTCTTGCGATAAAAGTATACTACATAAGTTGTCCAGAGGTATCTGTTAACTTTGCCCACTTTCCGGCAACACCAACTGGCCGTGAAGTTGCTCTTATCGAACAAACTATTGGCACGTGTGTTGCTAATGCCGTCGAAATAGAACAACCAACTTTCCTATGCAAGGGAGACGGAAAGTGGTACTTGCCATCTGGAGGATGCCACTGCAAACCCGGCTATCAAGCTGATGTTGAGAAGCAACAGTGCACTGAGTGTCCTATTGGCAAGTTCAAGCACGAGGCTGGATCTCATACGTGTGAGAAATGTCCTGTACATAGCACAGCTCCAGACTATGGATTCGTCGAGTGCCGTTGTGACGTTGGCTATTTCAGAGCGCCCAGGGATCCCAGAAAAATGCCATGCACTC AGCCACCGTCAGCGCCGCAGAATCTAACAGTTAATTTTGTGGATCAGTCTACTGTAATTTTATCGTGGAATGCACCTTATCAACAAGGAGGAAGACTTGATACCACTTACAGGGTTGTTTGTGATGCCTGTAGCACCGGTGTCAAGTATATTCCCAATACC gaAATATTCAACGACACAAAGATCACCATCACCGGATTAAACGCAGTTACGACTTATCGTTTTCAAGTGTTTGCCGAGAACGGTGTATCACCAATGGCAGGTCGTTCTGAGTATGTAGATATAACCGTGACAACCGAAGCAAGTGTACCGAGTCTCGTCAGCAATGTTAGGATTACTAACGTCAAGAGTTCCGAGCTCAGCATCAGTTGGGATGCTCCCATTACTGAATTAGGCGAGAGCGATATCGTCGAACGTTACGAag ttAAAGTTTACCCGCGTTTTGACGACGCAATAAATGCAACGATCGTCCAAACTCACGATTTGTCAGCAACCTTCAAAGGTTTACGCCCGGCAACGGATTATGCGATCCAGGTGCGAGCTAAAACAACACGTGGATGGGGTGAATATACACCGGTGATCTACAAAAAGACGAACCATGCAATGGGACTAG ACTACGTCGGGGACGAGGACaacatgcaggtgcgcataATCGCTGGTGCGATCGTCGCAGTGGTGGTCTTActtgtgataataattatcatgacTGTCCTGTTTCTCAGAAG CAGAGCCTCCGATGAATGCAACAAGAAACAGCCCAGTGATTGCGACACTTTGGAATACAGAAACGGCGAAG GACTAGTTGTGACCTACA TGCACTGCAAAATGGACAGTTCACCGATTGTGACAACTCATACCAATAACAAGAGCAAGTCCTCGC TGACTACGCCACTATTCACGCCTGCAGTGGGTGTTACCGCGGGACCTGGTAACGCTAGTGGTACTAGTGCACGAAGCTACGTCGATCCACATACATATGAAGATCCTAATCAAGCGGTGCGGGAATTTGCACGTGAAATAGATGCCGGTTACATAACGATCGAAGCAATAATTg GCGGCGGAGAATTTGGTGATGTATGTcgcggaaaattaaaattaccacCCGATGGACGGGCGGAGATTGATGTGGcgataaaaactttgaaaccCGGCTCAGCGGACAAAGCCCGTAATGATTTTCTAACGGAAGCTTCAATAATGGGGCAATTTGAGCACCCAAATGTGATATTCTTGCAAGGTGTAGTGACTAAAAGTAACCCAGTGATGATTATCACTGAATTTATGGAAAATGGTAGTCTAGACACTTTCCTACGTGCCAATGACGGCAAGTTCCAAGTTCTGCAGCTGGTCGGTATGCTACGTGGTATATCAAGCGGTATGCAGTATCTGGCGGAAATGAATTACGTTCACCGTGATTTGGCAGCACGTAATGTACTTGTAAATGCCGCATTGGTTTGTAAAATTGCCGACTTCGGTCTCAGTCGTGAGATCGAAAGCGCCACTGAAGGAGCCTACACCACACGG GGAGGAAAGATACCAGTACGATGGACAGCACCAGAAGCGATAGCATTCAGAAAATTCACAAGTGCATCGGATGTCTGGAGTATGGGCATCGTGTGCTGGGAAGTTATGTCGTACGGCGAGCGACCATACTGGAACTGGTCCAATCAAGATGTAATAAAATCCATCGAGAAAGGATACAGATTACCAGCACCTATGGATTGTCCTGAGGCTATTTATCAGCTGATGCTTGACTGCTGGCAAAAGGAACGTACACACCGGCCTACCTTTGCCAATCTAACGCAGACGCTCGATAAACTCATCAGGAGTCCGGATACGCTTCGAAAAATCGCTCAGAACAG GGGAACAAATCCACTGGCCCCAGATGCTATTGATCTGACCCAATTGACCTCAGTCGCTGAATGGTTGGCTTCAATCAAGATGTCACGTTACGCGGACAGTTTTGAACGAGCCGGCGTGACAACACTAGAAGCTGCCGCCCGTGTCACAGTCCAAGAATTAACGGCACTGGGGATAACCCTCGTCGGCcatcaaaagaaaataatgaacaGCGTCACCGCACTCAGAGCCCAAATGTCTGCTACGTCACAAGGTTTTCTTGTCTAA
- the LOC103573507 gene encoding ephrin type-A receptor 4-A isoform X6 yields MLAPCNMAARLICGTCLVAFFILLCLGITTAEQVVLLDTTTEEILDWTKFPYGPQATTPGWVEESFTNFDKGINWRSYVVCDVAYNNVNNWLWTPFIERGPANRMYIEIKFTTRDCSLFPGNALSCKETFSLLYYEFDAATKEPPPWEPESYKLIGRIAAGEGRFNTNTEVIINTEVKSIPVTKKGVYFAFRDQGACISILAIKVYYISCPEVSVNFAHFPATPTGREVALIEQTIGTCVANAVEIEQPTFLCKGDGKWYLPSGGCHCKPGYQADVEKQQCTECPIGKFKHEAGSHTCEKCPVHSTAPDYGFVECRCDVGYFRAPRDPRKMPCTQPPSAPQNLTVNFVDQSTVILSWNAPYQQGGRLDTTYRVVCDACSTGVKYIPNTEIFNDTKITITGLNAVTTYRFQVFAENGVSPMAGRSEYVDITVTTEASVPSLVSNVRITNVKSSELSISWDAPITELGESDIVERYEVKVYPRFDDAINATIVQTHDLSATFKGLRPATDYAIQVRAKTTRGWGEYTPVIYKKTNHAMGLDYVGDEDNMQVRIIAGAIVAVVVLLVIIIIMTVLFLRSRASDECNKKQPSDCDTLEYRNGEGLVVTYMHCKMDSSPIVTTHTNNKSKSSLGVTAGPGNASGTSARSYVDPHTYEDPNQAVREFAREIDAGYITIEAIIGGGEFGDVCRGKLKLPPDGRAEIDVAIKTLKPGSADKARNDFLTEASIMGQFEHPNVIFLQGVVTKSNPVMIITEFMENGSLDTFLRANDGKFQVLQLVGMLRGISSGMQYLAEMNYVHRDLAARNVLVNAALVCKIADFGLSREIESATEGAYTTRGGKIPVRWTAPEAIAFRKFTSASDVWSMGIVCWEVMSYGERPYWNWSNQDVIKSIEKGYRLPAPMDCPEAIYQLMLDCWQKERTHRPTFANLTQTLDKLIRSPDTLRKIAQNRGTNPLAPDAIDLTQLTSVAEWLASIKMSRYADSFERAGVTTLEAAARVTVQELTALGITLVGHQKKIMNSVTALRAQMSATSQGFLV; encoded by the exons TGGGTGGAGGAATCCTTTACCAACTTCGACAAGGGTATAAACTGGCGAAGTTATGTTGTTTGCGATGTCGCTTACAACAACGTCAACAACTGGCTGTGGACACCCTTCATAGAACGTGGTCCGGCCAATCGTATGTACATTGAGATCAAGTTTACTACAAGAGACTGTTCCTTGTTCCCGGGTAATGCACTTAGCTGCAAGGAAACATTCTCCTTACTTTACTATGAGTTTGATGCGGCTACCAAAGAACCACCACCATGGGAACCCGAAAGTTACAAGCTGATAG GTCGAATTGCTGCGGGCGAGGGCAGATTCAACACAAACACCGAAGTTATTATAAACACCGAAGTTAAATCAATACCAGTAACTAAGAAAGGAGTTTACTTTGCATTTCGTGATCAAGGCGCTTGTATATCAATTCTTGCGATAAAAGTATACTACATAAGTTGTCCAGAGGTATCTGTTAACTTTGCCCACTTTCCGGCAACACCAACTGGCCGTGAAGTTGCTCTTATCGAACAAACTATTGGCACGTGTGTTGCTAATGCCGTCGAAATAGAACAACCAACTTTCCTATGCAAGGGAGACGGAAAGTGGTACTTGCCATCTGGAGGATGCCACTGCAAACCCGGCTATCAAGCTGATGTTGAGAAGCAACAGTGCACTGAGTGTCCTATTGGCAAGTTCAAGCACGAGGCTGGATCTCATACGTGTGAGAAATGTCCTGTACATAGCACAGCTCCAGACTATGGATTCGTCGAGTGCCGTTGTGACGTTGGCTATTTCAGAGCGCCCAGGGATCCCAGAAAAATGCCATGCACTC AGCCACCGTCAGCGCCGCAGAATCTAACAGTTAATTTTGTGGATCAGTCTACTGTAATTTTATCGTGGAATGCACCTTATCAACAAGGAGGAAGACTTGATACCACTTACAGGGTTGTTTGTGATGCCTGTAGCACCGGTGTCAAGTATATTCCCAATACC gaAATATTCAACGACACAAAGATCACCATCACCGGATTAAACGCAGTTACGACTTATCGTTTTCAAGTGTTTGCCGAGAACGGTGTATCACCAATGGCAGGTCGTTCTGAGTATGTAGATATAACCGTGACAACCGAAGCAAGTGTACCGAGTCTCGTCAGCAATGTTAGGATTACTAACGTCAAGAGTTCCGAGCTCAGCATCAGTTGGGATGCTCCCATTACTGAATTAGGCGAGAGCGATATCGTCGAACGTTACGAag ttAAAGTTTACCCGCGTTTTGACGACGCAATAAATGCAACGATCGTCCAAACTCACGATTTGTCAGCAACCTTCAAAGGTTTACGCCCGGCAACGGATTATGCGATCCAGGTGCGAGCTAAAACAACACGTGGATGGGGTGAATATACACCGGTGATCTACAAAAAGACGAACCATGCAATGGGACTAG ACTACGTCGGGGACGAGGACaacatgcaggtgcgcataATCGCTGGTGCGATCGTCGCAGTGGTGGTCTTActtgtgataataattatcatgacTGTCCTGTTTCTCAGAAG CAGAGCCTCCGATGAATGCAACAAGAAACAGCCCAGTGATTGCGACACTTTGGAATACAGAAACGGCGAAG GACTAGTTGTGACCTACA TGCACTGCAAAATGGACAGTTCACCGATTGTGACAACTCATACCAATAACAAGAGCAAGTCCTCGC TGGGTGTTACCGCGGGACCTGGTAACGCTAGTGGTACTAGTGCACGAAGCTACGTCGATCCACATACATATGAAGATCCTAATCAAGCGGTGCGGGAATTTGCACGTGAAATAGATGCCGGTTACATAACGATCGAAGCAATAATTg GCGGCGGAGAATTTGGTGATGTATGTcgcggaaaattaaaattaccacCCGATGGACGGGCGGAGATTGATGTGGcgataaaaactttgaaaccCGGCTCAGCGGACAAAGCCCGTAATGATTTTCTAACGGAAGCTTCAATAATGGGGCAATTTGAGCACCCAAATGTGATATTCTTGCAAGGTGTAGTGACTAAAAGTAACCCAGTGATGATTATCACTGAATTTATGGAAAATGGTAGTCTAGACACTTTCCTACGTGCCAATGACGGCAAGTTCCAAGTTCTGCAGCTGGTCGGTATGCTACGTGGTATATCAAGCGGTATGCAGTATCTGGCGGAAATGAATTACGTTCACCGTGATTTGGCAGCACGTAATGTACTTGTAAATGCCGCATTGGTTTGTAAAATTGCCGACTTCGGTCTCAGTCGTGAGATCGAAAGCGCCACTGAAGGAGCCTACACCACACGG GGAGGAAAGATACCAGTACGATGGACAGCACCAGAAGCGATAGCATTCAGAAAATTCACAAGTGCATCGGATGTCTGGAGTATGGGCATCGTGTGCTGGGAAGTTATGTCGTACGGCGAGCGACCATACTGGAACTGGTCCAATCAAGATGTAATAAAATCCATCGAGAAAGGATACAGATTACCAGCACCTATGGATTGTCCTGAGGCTATTTATCAGCTGATGCTTGACTGCTGGCAAAAGGAACGTACACACCGGCCTACCTTTGCCAATCTAACGCAGACGCTCGATAAACTCATCAGGAGTCCGGATACGCTTCGAAAAATCGCTCAGAACAG GGGAACAAATCCACTGGCCCCAGATGCTATTGATCTGACCCAATTGACCTCAGTCGCTGAATGGTTGGCTTCAATCAAGATGTCACGTTACGCGGACAGTTTTGAACGAGCCGGCGTGACAACACTAGAAGCTGCCGCCCGTGTCACAGTCCAAGAATTAACGGCACTGGGGATAACCCTCGTCGGCcatcaaaagaaaataatgaacaGCGTCACCGCACTCAGAGCCCAAATGTCTGCTACGTCACAAGGTTTTCTTGTCTAA
- the LOC103573507 gene encoding ephrin type-A receptor 4-A isoform X2: MLAPCNMAARLICGTCLVAFFILLCLGITTAEQVVLLDTTTEEILDWTKFPYGPQATTPGWVEESFTNFDKGINWRSYVVCDVAYNNVNNWLWTPFIERGPANRMYIEIKFTTRDCSLFPGNALSCKETFSLLYYEFDAATKEPPPWEPESYKLIGRIAAGEGRFNTNTEVIINTEVKSIPVTKKGVYFAFRDQGACISILAIKVYYISCPEVSVNFAHFPATPTGREVALIEQTIGTCVANAVEIEQPTFLCKGDGKWYLPSGGCHCKPGYQADVEKQQCTECPIGKFKHEAGSHTCEKCPVHSTAPDYGFVECRCDVGYFRAPRDPRKMPCTQPPSAPQNLTVNFVDQSTVILSWNAPYQQGGRLDTTYRVVCDACSTGVKYIPNTEIFNDTKITITGLNAVTTYRFQVFAENGVSPMAGRSEYVDITVTTEASVPSLVSNVRITNVKSSELSISWDAPITELGESDIVERYEVKVYPRFDDAINATIVQTHDLSATFKGLRPATDYAIQVRAKTTRGWGEYTPVIYKKTNHAMGLDYVGDEDNMQVRIIAGAIVAVVVLLVIIIIMTVLFLRRASDECNKKQPSDCDTLEYRNGEGLVVTYMHCKMDSSPIVTTHTNNKSKSSLTTPLFTPAVGVTAGPGNASGTSARSYVDPHTYEDPNQAVREFAREIDAGYITIEAIIGGGEFGDVCRGKLKLPPDGRAEIDVAIKTLKPGSADKARNDFLTEASIMGQFEHPNVIFLQGVVTKSNPVMIITEFMENGSLDTFLRANDGKFQVLQLVGMLRGISSGMQYLAEMNYVHRDLAARNVLVNAALVCKIADFGLSREIESATEGAYTTRGGKIPVRWTAPEAIAFRKFTSASDVWSMGIVCWEVMSYGERPYWNWSNQDVIKSIEKGYRLPAPMDCPEAIYQLMLDCWQKERTHRPTFANLTQTLDKLIRSPDTLRKIAQNRGTNPLAPDAIDLTQLTSVAEWLASIKMSRYADSFERAGVTTLEAAARVTVQELTALGITLVGHQKKIMNSVTALRAQMSATSQGFLV; encoded by the exons TGGGTGGAGGAATCCTTTACCAACTTCGACAAGGGTATAAACTGGCGAAGTTATGTTGTTTGCGATGTCGCTTACAACAACGTCAACAACTGGCTGTGGACACCCTTCATAGAACGTGGTCCGGCCAATCGTATGTACATTGAGATCAAGTTTACTACAAGAGACTGTTCCTTGTTCCCGGGTAATGCACTTAGCTGCAAGGAAACATTCTCCTTACTTTACTATGAGTTTGATGCGGCTACCAAAGAACCACCACCATGGGAACCCGAAAGTTACAAGCTGATAG GTCGAATTGCTGCGGGCGAGGGCAGATTCAACACAAACACCGAAGTTATTATAAACACCGAAGTTAAATCAATACCAGTAACTAAGAAAGGAGTTTACTTTGCATTTCGTGATCAAGGCGCTTGTATATCAATTCTTGCGATAAAAGTATACTACATAAGTTGTCCAGAGGTATCTGTTAACTTTGCCCACTTTCCGGCAACACCAACTGGCCGTGAAGTTGCTCTTATCGAACAAACTATTGGCACGTGTGTTGCTAATGCCGTCGAAATAGAACAACCAACTTTCCTATGCAAGGGAGACGGAAAGTGGTACTTGCCATCTGGAGGATGCCACTGCAAACCCGGCTATCAAGCTGATGTTGAGAAGCAACAGTGCACTGAGTGTCCTATTGGCAAGTTCAAGCACGAGGCTGGATCTCATACGTGTGAGAAATGTCCTGTACATAGCACAGCTCCAGACTATGGATTCGTCGAGTGCCGTTGTGACGTTGGCTATTTCAGAGCGCCCAGGGATCCCAGAAAAATGCCATGCACTC AGCCACCGTCAGCGCCGCAGAATCTAACAGTTAATTTTGTGGATCAGTCTACTGTAATTTTATCGTGGAATGCACCTTATCAACAAGGAGGAAGACTTGATACCACTTACAGGGTTGTTTGTGATGCCTGTAGCACCGGTGTCAAGTATATTCCCAATACC gaAATATTCAACGACACAAAGATCACCATCACCGGATTAAACGCAGTTACGACTTATCGTTTTCAAGTGTTTGCCGAGAACGGTGTATCACCAATGGCAGGTCGTTCTGAGTATGTAGATATAACCGTGACAACCGAAGCAAGTGTACCGAGTCTCGTCAGCAATGTTAGGATTACTAACGTCAAGAGTTCCGAGCTCAGCATCAGTTGGGATGCTCCCATTACTGAATTAGGCGAGAGCGATATCGTCGAACGTTACGAag ttAAAGTTTACCCGCGTTTTGACGACGCAATAAATGCAACGATCGTCCAAACTCACGATTTGTCAGCAACCTTCAAAGGTTTACGCCCGGCAACGGATTATGCGATCCAGGTGCGAGCTAAAACAACACGTGGATGGGGTGAATATACACCGGTGATCTACAAAAAGACGAACCATGCAATGGGACTAG ACTACGTCGGGGACGAGGACaacatgcaggtgcgcataATCGCTGGTGCGATCGTCGCAGTGGTGGTCTTActtgtgataataattatcatgacTGTCCTGTTTCTCAGAAG AGCCTCCGATGAATGCAACAAGAAACAGCCCAGTGATTGCGACACTTTGGAATACAGAAACGGCGAAG GACTAGTTGTGACCTACA TGCACTGCAAAATGGACAGTTCACCGATTGTGACAACTCATACCAATAACAAGAGCAAGTCCTCGC TGACTACGCCACTATTCACGCCTGCAGTGGGTGTTACCGCGGGACCTGGTAACGCTAGTGGTACTAGTGCACGAAGCTACGTCGATCCACATACATATGAAGATCCTAATCAAGCGGTGCGGGAATTTGCACGTGAAATAGATGCCGGTTACATAACGATCGAAGCAATAATTg GCGGCGGAGAATTTGGTGATGTATGTcgcggaaaattaaaattaccacCCGATGGACGGGCGGAGATTGATGTGGcgataaaaactttgaaaccCGGCTCAGCGGACAAAGCCCGTAATGATTTTCTAACGGAAGCTTCAATAATGGGGCAATTTGAGCACCCAAATGTGATATTCTTGCAAGGTGTAGTGACTAAAAGTAACCCAGTGATGATTATCACTGAATTTATGGAAAATGGTAGTCTAGACACTTTCCTACGTGCCAATGACGGCAAGTTCCAAGTTCTGCAGCTGGTCGGTATGCTACGTGGTATATCAAGCGGTATGCAGTATCTGGCGGAAATGAATTACGTTCACCGTGATTTGGCAGCACGTAATGTACTTGTAAATGCCGCATTGGTTTGTAAAATTGCCGACTTCGGTCTCAGTCGTGAGATCGAAAGCGCCACTGAAGGAGCCTACACCACACGG GGAGGAAAGATACCAGTACGATGGACAGCACCAGAAGCGATAGCATTCAGAAAATTCACAAGTGCATCGGATGTCTGGAGTATGGGCATCGTGTGCTGGGAAGTTATGTCGTACGGCGAGCGACCATACTGGAACTGGTCCAATCAAGATGTAATAAAATCCATCGAGAAAGGATACAGATTACCAGCACCTATGGATTGTCCTGAGGCTATTTATCAGCTGATGCTTGACTGCTGGCAAAAGGAACGTACACACCGGCCTACCTTTGCCAATCTAACGCAGACGCTCGATAAACTCATCAGGAGTCCGGATACGCTTCGAAAAATCGCTCAGAACAG GGGAACAAATCCACTGGCCCCAGATGCTATTGATCTGACCCAATTGACCTCAGTCGCTGAATGGTTGGCTTCAATCAAGATGTCACGTTACGCGGACAGTTTTGAACGAGCCGGCGTGACAACACTAGAAGCTGCCGCCCGTGTCACAGTCCAAGAATTAACGGCACTGGGGATAACCCTCGTCGGCcatcaaaagaaaataatgaacaGCGTCACCGCACTCAGAGCCCAAATGTCTGCTACGTCACAAGGTTTTCTTGTCTAA